From the genome of Acetomicrobium thermoterrenum DSM 13490, one region includes:
- a CDS encoding Rne/Rng family ribonuclease: protein MNDDDKWIIANVIDPEESRVAILEGGRLVELFAERMWERQRAGEIYKARIDNILPGMNAAFVNLGEGRNAFLYLDDAKNAEIKPNGEIIVQVTKVARKGKGPRVTARISLPGRYVVLLPGASDIGVSRRIDESGEKERLKGIARELVPDGFGVIVRTVASGVDEEVIKEEIGELLELWKDISDLALKMPSPSLLYRDAGLLGKVLRDELDERVSQVVIDDPYDHKLVLDYISRHSHRVQPVVELYARNIPIFEHFDIEKDISAALERKLWLSSGGFLYIDQVEAMTVIDVNTGKYVGTDNLRHTILDTNMEAAKEIARQLRLRSIGGIIIVDFIDMDYQEDKQKLLDYLEELFKGDRYKSKVYGVSKLGLVEITRKRSRPDLKTYMTRPCPFCANMGWVLKEDAVAMDIKRFLRKVILSSKVEALILEAHSAIAEYIGNHFLSQWAQEFEKALFVLQSKELAWDKYRLIFQGPLDQALYKIKLLEEDGDLVVHRAGRS from the coding sequence TTGAATGACGACGATAAATGGATCATAGCAAATGTCATCGATCCGGAAGAATCTCGCGTTGCCATTTTGGAAGGAGGGCGTCTGGTAGAGCTTTTTGCCGAAAGGATGTGGGAAAGGCAGAGAGCGGGAGAGATATATAAGGCCAGGATAGATAATATACTTCCAGGGATGAATGCGGCCTTTGTAAATTTAGGTGAAGGGCGAAACGCCTTTTTATATCTCGACGACGCTAAGAATGCCGAAATAAAGCCAAACGGAGAGATAATCGTTCAGGTTACCAAGGTAGCCAGGAAGGGGAAGGGGCCGCGAGTAACGGCTCGCATTTCCTTGCCGGGAAGGTATGTGGTTTTGCTTCCCGGAGCTAGCGACATCGGCGTTTCCAGGCGTATCGACGAATCGGGAGAAAAGGAGCGGTTGAAGGGCATCGCAAGAGAATTGGTTCCCGATGGTTTTGGCGTCATCGTGCGTACAGTGGCTTCGGGAGTGGATGAAGAGGTCATAAAAGAGGAGATTGGAGAGCTTTTGGAACTTTGGAAAGATATAAGCGACCTTGCGCTGAAAATGCCATCCCCCTCCCTTCTTTATCGGGATGCCGGCCTGCTGGGAAAAGTTTTGCGCGATGAGCTCGACGAAAGGGTCTCTCAAGTGGTTATAGATGATCCTTACGATCACAAGCTCGTACTTGATTACATTTCCAGGCATTCCCACAGGGTACAGCCCGTTGTGGAACTTTACGCCAGGAACATACCCATATTTGAACATTTCGACATAGAAAAAGATATCAGCGCCGCCCTGGAAAGAAAGCTCTGGCTTTCATCTGGCGGTTTTTTATACATAGACCAGGTGGAGGCGATGACGGTCATAGATGTCAACACGGGCAAGTATGTCGGAACGGATAATTTAAGACATACCATATTGGATACAAATATGGAGGCGGCAAAGGAGATTGCAAGGCAGCTGAGGCTTCGCTCCATCGGCGGAATAATCATAGTGGACTTCATAGATATGGATTACCAGGAGGACAAACAAAAGCTTTTAGACTATCTGGAAGAGCTGTTCAAGGGGGACAGGTATAAATCCAAGGTTTACGGCGTGAGCAAGCTCGGCCTCGTGGAGATTACGCGCAAGCGCTCGAGGCCGGACTTGAAGACCTATATGACCAGGCCTTGTCCTTTTTGCGCCAATATGGGTTGGGTGTTAAAGGAAGATGCCGTCGCCATGGACATAAAGCGTTTCCTGCGGAAGGTGATATTGTCCAGCAAGGTCGAAGCCCTCATATTGGAGGCACACTCTGCCATAGCCGAATACATAGGAAATCACTTCCTCTCCCAATGGGCTCAGGAATTTGAAAAGGCCCTGTTCGTCCTTCAGTCGAAGGAGCTGGCGTGGGATAAGTATCGCCTTATCTTCCAAGGTCCTCTGGACCAAGCTCTTTATAAGATCAAATTGTTGGAAGAGGATGGAGATCTCGTTGTACATAGAGCGGGTCGCTCTTAA
- a CDS encoding tRNA1(Val) (adenine(37)-N6)-methyltransferase — MEITLDDILYGKLKLKQPLHGPRVSVDTVLLSWFVRLRSKDRVMELGTASGAVALILAKRWQKVSAIKGIDIQEELIKIARENAVANNLEDKVTFERGDVREISAICPPQTFDVVVVNPPYDEASKSRTSPKEGVALAKQGIACTLEDVIRASFYLLKDRGRLYMVLRAKRTSELCYLLEKNRMPLKRLKIIYPKPKSEASVVLIEARRNAGRGLRLEPPLFICDEKGDYTPELLAAYELEEN; from the coding sequence ATGGAGATAACTTTGGATGATATACTTTACGGCAAGCTAAAATTAAAACAACCCCTGCACGGTCCCAGGGTATCGGTTGATACCGTGTTGTTGTCATGGTTTGTAAGGTTGCGGTCGAAGGATCGGGTGATGGAGCTTGGCACGGCAAGCGGTGCCGTTGCCCTGATATTGGCCAAGAGGTGGCAGAAGGTGTCTGCAATAAAGGGCATAGACATACAGGAGGAACTGATCAAAATTGCAAGAGAGAATGCTGTAGCCAACAATCTTGAGGACAAAGTCACCTTCGAAAGGGGTGATGTAAGGGAGATATCGGCAATTTGTCCCCCCCAGACCTTCGATGTGGTTGTAGTCAATCCTCCCTACGATGAAGCTTCGAAAAGCAGGACCAGTCCGAAGGAGGGCGTTGCCCTCGCAAAACAGGGAATTGCCTGCACTTTAGAGGACGTAATAAGGGCCTCATTTTATTTGTTGAAGGACAGGGGGAGGCTTTATATGGTCTTGAGGGCAAAACGTACCTCTGAATTGTGCTACCTTCTTGAAAAAAACAGAATGCCCCTTAAGAGGTTGAAAATAATCTACCCCAAGCCAAAGTCAGAAGCCTCCGTCGTTTTGATCGAGGCCAGAAGAAATGCAGGAAGAGGTCTGAGGTTGGAGCCTCCCCTTTTTATATGCGACGAGAAGGGAGATTACACCCCCGAACTTCTTGCTGCCTATGAATTGGAGGAAAACTGA
- the rsmI gene encoding 16S rRNA (cytidine(1402)-2'-O)-methyltransferase, protein MPLFVVPTPIGNLKDITFRAIEVLKTSDLLLCEDTRRAIKLLNHYNIKVKMLSYHEHNEKSRLCEVLGMLDRGIKVALISDAGTPCISDPGQLLICEAIKAGHEVDALPGPSAILPALVMSGLPSSQFSFLGFLPEEKASRQRFLISLRNLPHTSLFYVAPHKLKRDLEDIIEIWGDRKAALVREISKIHQECLRGFLSDILGFSREVRGEITLVVDGLRDTAIEEEDESWQKVAVNMRKEDMAIKDIAKILSESYGIEKNRIRKFVLGRERMEEGRDESRE, encoded by the coding sequence ATGCCTCTTTTTGTTGTCCCGACGCCGATCGGAAATTTAAAGGATATTACTTTCAGGGCTATAGAGGTGCTGAAGACGTCGGACCTTCTACTCTGCGAGGACACGAGAAGGGCGATCAAACTACTAAACCACTATAATATTAAAGTAAAGATGCTTTCATACCATGAGCATAACGAGAAAAGTCGCCTCTGTGAGGTTTTGGGCATGCTGGATCGCGGAATAAAGGTTGCCTTGATATCCGATGCAGGCACGCCCTGCATATCCGATCCAGGACAACTTCTGATATGTGAAGCGATTAAGGCAGGCCATGAAGTGGATGCTCTGCCCGGCCCTTCTGCGATACTTCCTGCCCTCGTCATGTCGGGACTTCCTTCGTCTCAATTTTCCTTTTTGGGATTTCTTCCCGAAGAAAAGGCCTCGCGGCAGAGATTTTTGATATCCTTGAGAAATTTGCCCCATACTTCGCTATTTTACGTTGCACCCCATAAATTAAAGCGAGACCTGGAAGACATCATCGAGATTTGGGGCGACAGGAAAGCAGCGCTGGTGAGGGAGATATCGAAAATACACCAGGAATGCCTTCGAGGCTTTCTTTCCGATATTCTCGGCTTCTCAAGGGAGGTAAGGGGCGAAATAACCCTTGTAGTGGATGGCCTTAGAGACACAGCGATTGAGGAAGAGGACGAATCATGGCAGAAGGTGGCCGTCAACATGAGAAAAGAGGACATGGCCATAAAGGATATTGCCAAAATTCTGTCCGAAAGCTATGGTATAGAGAAAAACCGGATTAGAAAATTCGTACTAGGTCGGGAAAGAATGGAGGAAGGAAGAGATGAATCGCGAGAGTAG
- a CDS encoding radical SAM protein encodes MENLSLDLEWNKDWDYLTKVKRPSRYIGGEWGLLPPKDDEENIISLCLAYPDVYEVGMSYLGYQILYFLVKSLDFADVDRVYAPWPDMEKMLAKDGVPLRSLEMKKPLRNFDLLGFTLQYELNATNILTMLNLSSIPLRSADRGDEDPIVIAGGPGALAPMPYTPFIDVFCMGDCEELLVDLLSILYEHRSFAREEKLKLLSKIDGCHVPLMVGRSGRVKRRIISLKEAYAPERFMVPSDKIVHDRASVEVFRGCTRGCRFCQAGMIYRPVRYRDPERVCELANKILSQSGYEELGLTSLSTCDYPWLEETMDRLGPLLSEYRAALSLPSLRMDPKAIDVALKLEEMKRRGLTFAPEAGSQRLRNVINKGVTEKDIENTLKAVFEAGWSKVKLYFMMGLPTETEEDLRGIVDIIGMARFLGRSYNKRTSVSASIAGFVPKAHTPFQWEAQNRMEELMDKGLWIKRQFRQKNVSVSFHEPAQSFIEAVIAKGDEKVADVIERAWKYGARFDGWGDTFDLSFWLKAFEDCGVDPYHSTARQIPYEERLPWDHVDVGVTKEFLWSERGKALKGEITGDCRWSGCNGCGLRDVCFSGDVRHES; translated from the coding sequence ATGGAGAATTTGTCTTTGGATTTGGAGTGGAATAAAGATTGGGATTATCTTACCAAGGTCAAAAGACCCTCCCGATACATTGGAGGAGAGTGGGGTCTTTTGCCCCCGAAAGATGATGAAGAAAATATCATTTCTCTCTGCCTTGCCTATCCCGATGTGTACGAGGTAGGGATGAGCTACCTAGGATATCAAATTTTGTATTTTTTGGTTAAATCCCTCGATTTTGCCGATGTTGACAGGGTTTATGCCCCCTGGCCCGATATGGAGAAAATGCTTGCGAAAGATGGAGTGCCATTGAGGTCTTTGGAGATGAAAAAACCCCTGAGGAATTTCGACCTATTGGGGTTTACATTACAGTACGAACTTAACGCAACTAACATCCTCACCATGCTTAACTTATCCTCTATTCCCCTTCGATCTGCCGATCGCGGGGATGAAGACCCCATAGTCATAGCAGGGGGACCCGGAGCCCTTGCGCCAATGCCCTACACCCCCTTTATCGACGTCTTTTGCATGGGTGACTGCGAAGAGCTGTTGGTGGATCTTTTATCTATCCTATATGAGCATCGATCTTTTGCCAGAGAGGAAAAGCTTAAATTGCTTTCCAAGATAGATGGGTGTCATGTTCCGCTCATGGTAGGGAGATCTGGCAGAGTCAAAAGAAGGATAATATCTTTGAAAGAGGCCTATGCCCCCGAAAGATTCATGGTTCCCTCCGATAAAATTGTTCATGATCGGGCATCAGTAGAGGTTTTCAGAGGTTGCACCAGGGGGTGCAGATTTTGCCAGGCCGGGATGATATACAGGCCCGTTCGCTACAGAGATCCGGAAAGGGTTTGCGAGCTGGCGAATAAGATCCTATCTCAAAGCGGTTACGAGGAATTGGGCCTGACATCGCTTTCTACCTGTGATTATCCCTGGCTTGAGGAGACTATGGATAGATTAGGTCCGCTGCTTTCCGAATACAGGGCTGCTTTAAGCCTTCCCAGCTTGCGGATGGATCCCAAAGCCATTGACGTGGCTTTGAAGCTTGAAGAGATGAAAAGAAGGGGTCTTACCTTTGCCCCCGAGGCAGGGAGTCAACGTTTGAGAAATGTGATCAACAAGGGAGTGACCGAAAAGGATATAGAAAACACCTTGAAGGCGGTCTTCGAAGCGGGATGGAGCAAGGTGAAGCTATATTTTATGATGGGCCTGCCAACCGAAACAGAGGAAGACCTCAGGGGCATAGTTGATATAATAGGAATGGCCCGTTTCCTGGGAAGGTCGTACAATAAAAGGACGTCGGTATCGGCTTCGATTGCCGGTTTTGTGCCGAAGGCTCACACGCCTTTTCAGTGGGAAGCACAGAACCGGATGGAAGAGTTAATGGATAAGGGGCTTTGGATTAAAAGGCAGTTTCGTCAGAAAAACGTCTCCGTGAGTTTTCACGAGCCTGCACAAAGTTTTATAGAAGCCGTTATAGCGAAAGGCGATGAAAAGGTGGCCGACGTAATAGAGAGGGCCTGGAAATACGGTGCGCGGTTTGACGGATGGGGCGATACTTTCGACTTATCTTTTTGGCTAAAGGCGTTCGAGGATTGCGGAGTTGATCCCTACCATAGTACGGCCAGGCAGATTCCCTACGAAGAAAGGCTCCCCTGGGATCACGTCGATGTAGGCGTAACGAAGGAATTTCTGTGGTCCGAGAGGGGAAAAGCCTTAAAGGGCGAAATAACGGGTGACTGCAGATGGAGCGGATGCAACGGATGTGGCCTCCGGGATGTTTGTTTCTCAGGTGATGTACGCCATGAGAGTTAG
- the metG gene encoding methionine--tRNA ligase translates to MNRESSFYITTPIYYVNDVPHIGHAYTTVAADVMARYKRMCGIDTLFATGTDEHGQKVQQAAQREGITPQELADRTVLNFKKLWEALNVSCDDFVRTTEQRHIEVVQYIFKKLMDQGDIYKGTYEGWYCVPCETYVPESQMGEGKTCPDCRRPLERMTEESYFFRMSKYAQPLLEYYEKNPTAVMPESRYNEIVSFIKMGLKDQSVSRTTLKWGIPVPGDDAHVIYVWFDALINYLTVCGYPQDEERWKKYWPVVRHLVGKDILRFHSIVWPSMLLALGVNPPKQVFAHGWWTVEGEKMSKSRGNVVDPFEVVDLYGADPFRYFMLREVPFGLDGDFSEKALVQRINSDLANDLGNLLSRTLQMVVKYFDGIVPEPLPKSTKEDQEIGGNVVEALLQRVDRSMSRFAYDDALKEIWGYVGLANKYIDLTMPWKLGEEGDRERLSNVLYNLCESLKCIALFLRPFMPAKALEIWEQLGLKGKLSIDSFETVKIPYPAGTAVLRKGALFPRIDIRKWASKKAERDAKKGLAPDPGDHEEEISVDDFKKVELRVAKVISVDPIPGADKLYKLTVDLGYEQRTIVSGIKEFYKPDELEGKKIIVICNLKPAKLRGVMSNGMLLAAESHDGSKLALLTVDNDEIPPGSRVH, encoded by the coding sequence ATGAATCGCGAGAGTAGTTTTTATATCACCACTCCAATTTATTACGTGAACGATGTCCCTCATATAGGGCACGCATATACGACGGTGGCCGCCGACGTAATGGCGAGATACAAAAGGATGTGCGGAATTGATACCCTTTTCGCTACTGGAACTGACGAACATGGTCAGAAAGTTCAGCAGGCCGCTCAAAGAGAGGGGATCACCCCTCAGGAGCTGGCGGACAGGACTGTGCTGAATTTCAAGAAGCTTTGGGAGGCATTGAACGTATCCTGCGACGATTTCGTGAGGACTACGGAACAAAGGCACATCGAGGTAGTTCAATATATCTTCAAGAAGCTGATGGATCAGGGTGACATATACAAAGGAACATATGAGGGGTGGTACTGCGTCCCCTGTGAGACCTATGTCCCGGAAAGCCAGATGGGAGAAGGGAAAACTTGCCCCGATTGCAGGCGTCCTCTTGAAAGGATGACGGAGGAAAGCTATTTCTTTCGCATGTCGAAATATGCCCAACCATTGTTGGAGTACTACGAAAAAAACCCCACGGCTGTCATGCCGGAGTCCCGCTATAACGAAATAGTAAGCTTCATAAAGATGGGGCTTAAAGATCAGTCGGTCTCCAGGACTACACTTAAATGGGGCATACCCGTACCTGGCGATGATGCCCACGTAATATACGTGTGGTTTGACGCCCTGATCAACTACCTGACCGTCTGTGGTTATCCCCAAGACGAAGAAAGATGGAAGAAATACTGGCCCGTGGTCCGCCATTTGGTTGGCAAGGACATATTGAGGTTCCACAGCATCGTCTGGCCGTCCATGCTTCTTGCCCTAGGAGTCAATCCCCCGAAACAGGTTTTTGCCCACGGATGGTGGACTGTGGAAGGCGAAAAGATGTCCAAGTCCAGGGGAAATGTCGTCGATCCCTTTGAGGTCGTCGATCTTTACGGAGCCGATCCTTTCCGTTATTTCATGTTGAGGGAAGTGCCCTTCGGCCTCGATGGCGACTTCTCTGAAAAGGCCCTGGTCCAGAGGATTAATTCCGATCTGGCCAACGATCTTGGTAACCTCCTGTCCAGGACGTTGCAGATGGTTGTCAAATATTTTGATGGTATCGTTCCGGAACCTCTCCCGAAATCGACGAAAGAGGACCAAGAAATAGGAGGAAATGTCGTAGAAGCGTTGCTTCAAAGGGTTGACCGGTCCATGTCGCGCTTTGCCTACGATGATGCCCTAAAGGAGATATGGGGATATGTGGGTTTGGCGAATAAATACATAGACCTAACCATGCCCTGGAAACTTGGTGAAGAAGGCGATAGAGAACGTCTCAGCAACGTGCTGTATAACCTTTGTGAGTCCCTGAAGTGCATAGCTCTTTTCCTTCGCCCCTTTATGCCCGCCAAGGCCTTAGAAATATGGGAACAGCTTGGCCTAAAGGGCAAATTGTCAATCGATAGCTTCGAGACCGTAAAGATTCCCTATCCGGCAGGCACTGCCGTCTTGAGGAAAGGCGCCCTTTTTCCGAGGATAGACATTAGAAAATGGGCTTCCAAGAAGGCTGAAAGGGACGCTAAAAAAGGGTTGGCTCCCGACCCCGGCGATCATGAAGAGGAGATATCCGTTGACGACTTTAAAAAGGTCGAACTCAGGGTTGCAAAGGTTATATCCGTAGATCCCATTCCCGGAGCCGATAAGCTCTACAAGCTGACGGTGGATCTGGGTTATGAGCAGAGGACGATAGTTTCGGGTATAAAGGAATTCTATAAACCTGATGAACTGGAGGGCAAAAAGATCATAGTGATCTGCAACCTGAAGCCGGCAAAACTGCGAGGTGTGATGAGCAACGGCATGCTTTTGGCTGCAGAATCACATGACGGTTCCAAACTTGCTCTCCTTACCGTCGATAACGACGAAATACCCCCGGGAAGCCGCGTGCATTAG
- a CDS encoding TIGR03936 family radical SAM-associated protein, translated as MRVRMLYEKMGPICFVPHVEMPTLLSRSLRRSGIRQIFTEGMSPHPKISLGPPLPVGVFSLCEVADIWVENWRAEDLEALNEKLPRGLMAKKAVPTEGLSLSKSCDKAQYLLQFKSKEKGSDACFLLQNHVPGVEILTLCGKEVEAITGNPYQISPTLFVKALSKGGVISSWEDIRIVRTKLGKNEEGKILPLL; from the coding sequence ATGAGAGTTAGAATGCTCTACGAAAAAATGGGGCCCATATGTTTTGTCCCCCATGTCGAAATGCCCACCCTTCTGTCGAGATCCTTAAGGCGGTCAGGAATAAGGCAGATTTTTACGGAAGGCATGTCGCCCCATCCTAAGATAAGTTTGGGTCCTCCTTTGCCCGTGGGGGTCTTTTCTCTATGCGAAGTGGCTGATATTTGGGTAGAAAATTGGAGAGCAGAAGATCTCGAGGCTTTGAATGAAAAACTGCCCCGGGGTTTGATGGCAAAAAAGGCTGTCCCGACAGAGGGCTTGTCTTTGAGCAAATCCTGCGATAAAGCCCAATATCTTTTGCAATTTAAAAGCAAAGAAAAAGGGAGCGATGCCTGCTTCCTTTTGCAAAACCATGTCCCCGGGGTCGAGATTTTGACGCTTTGCGGAAAAGAAGTAGAAGCCATAACCGGCAATCCTTATCAAATAAGCCCAACGCTTTTCGTAAAAGCCCTTTCAAAGGGCGGAGTGATCTCCTCCTGGGAGGACATAAGGATAGTCAGAACAAAACTAGGAAAAAACGAAGAGGGAAAGATACTTCCCCTCTTGTAA
- the smc gene encoding chromosome segregation protein SMC — protein sequence MEISLYIERVALKGFKSFGEQVDIELSEKYTVIAGPNGSGKSNILDAIRWALGEQSPSRLRISKQSDLLFQGSPSRPPAREARVSFVINDKGKLKAFKRVLDESGSSFFVDGKKVKLYEMEEEKRLLGLEGIDFAFIGQGEVLEAIKQKPAERRENLEVLFGISQYRRKREEALLKLIRADEEALRLKTLIDELKRRRSDIHPQVISARKKRELDEELKSLSKRIKWLEYCRVIEEIKDAEDAKMRISGSLFAARLWVSLWQKALSLFENQIDALASGDERNREIFDRLSSEIGNLKKKLSSLALERSKTRDLYFRTKEELESAYMSMEKLRPEEESLRLAVEELKEQLAGKRRLRDDLEAKLKDSFSKIKELSRKKEELLGRKALCETSLTELNRKVRYSGKSYGSLISQMLEAKEELSDLQKSAKETALKLQNEERVFEELSSQHMKALAEAQETAAKLQSKRKERTKLNSEIERTKDVLSSGVYPRPVEYLMAAKRLGRLKVDFDPFVDAISCPKEYIPALQSFLGGRQFWILVPDEHAAGECIDYLKVGNAGRATFLPLNRANPQRKNQAIRVDGKKTIGWFIDLISYEPKWENCVMHLLGNLLLASDYGEAVRISGMYRNFPVVTLDGEVFLPGGTISGGSANKSSQNVLALRGYLRESSSFLELLDEEIERLSSTLSKAEEREIRLKEDTQRQLALVDRLKGEKKKISSLLSNSESRIKDAEAEAGKLKKEIKSLIVDMKKRKAELEQISLELSSMEEIDLNDRLQSDLSSLDREVELLQERIRGRQDVLDRIEDELSAHRERIQQKREEILKAEKELADSDLKISELKGKYIELFFRRRSLAGDMKVAQEVRAKIENMFRKSSSKLQEARERMRKCESQLALAKERLKNLYGQRAELEDSAFDGKESPLCDVSPVELERLKERARTLQRELQDYCDVDYGVLSEDASLIGRIDYLSEQYDDVKEAKRELDGIIRDTDRQAGLLFKGALKAINDRFNAIFVKLFGGGEANLALNDEFDLWNSGVEIAARPPGKRPQSLAQLSGGERSLTAIAYLFSAMEEARVPVAILDEVDASLDEANLRRFADLVEQYSKSLQIVAITHRRLTMERADIMYGVTLEEPGLSKIVSIKLSDWE from the coding sequence ATGGAGATCTCGTTGTACATAGAGCGGGTCGCTCTTAAGGGATTTAAAAGCTTCGGGGAGCAGGTCGATATCGAGCTTTCCGAAAAATATACGGTAATCGCAGGTCCTAACGGAAGCGGAAAGAGCAATATTCTAGATGCCATAAGATGGGCTTTGGGGGAGCAGTCTCCGAGCCGTTTGAGGATATCGAAGCAAAGCGATCTTCTCTTCCAAGGCAGCCCCTCGCGCCCCCCTGCCAGGGAGGCCCGGGTTTCTTTCGTAATCAACGATAAGGGAAAACTGAAAGCCTTTAAGCGCGTTCTCGACGAAAGCGGTTCCTCCTTTTTCGTGGATGGCAAAAAGGTAAAACTTTACGAGATGGAGGAAGAAAAGCGCCTGTTAGGGCTTGAAGGGATCGATTTTGCCTTCATCGGCCAGGGCGAGGTCCTGGAAGCTATTAAGCAAAAGCCCGCCGAAAGGAGGGAGAACCTGGAAGTTCTCTTCGGTATATCCCAATACCGCAGGAAGAGAGAAGAAGCCCTTTTAAAGCTGATCAGGGCTGATGAAGAGGCCCTAAGATTAAAAACTTTGATCGATGAATTAAAGCGAAGGCGCAGCGACATTCACCCCCAAGTTATAAGTGCCAGAAAAAAACGCGAATTGGACGAAGAGCTTAAAAGTTTATCGAAAAGGATAAAATGGCTTGAGTATTGCAGGGTTATCGAGGAGATCAAAGACGCAGAGGATGCCAAAATGAGAATTTCCGGGAGCCTTTTTGCTGCCCGGCTCTGGGTTTCTCTATGGCAGAAGGCTCTGAGCCTTTTTGAAAACCAAATCGATGCCTTGGCCTCCGGGGACGAAAGAAATAGAGAGATTTTTGACCGACTCTCCAGTGAAATCGGCAACTTAAAAAAGAAGCTCTCCTCCCTGGCTTTGGAGCGCAGCAAAACAAGGGACCTCTATTTTCGTACTAAGGAGGAACTCGAGTCGGCATATATGTCGATGGAAAAGCTTCGACCTGAAGAAGAAAGCCTTAGGCTCGCCGTAGAAGAACTGAAGGAACAATTGGCCGGAAAAAGGCGACTGCGCGATGATCTCGAGGCCAAATTGAAAGACAGCTTTTCGAAGATAAAAGAACTTTCCCGAAAGAAAGAAGAATTGCTCGGAAGGAAGGCCCTTTGCGAAACATCTCTCACTGAGTTGAACCGCAAGGTTCGTTATTCCGGAAAAAGTTACGGCAGCCTGATCTCCCAAATGCTGGAGGCGAAGGAGGAATTATCCGATCTTCAAAAATCTGCGAAAGAGACAGCTCTAAAGTTGCAGAATGAAGAAAGGGTCTTTGAGGAATTATCCTCTCAACACATGAAGGCTCTTGCCGAAGCTCAGGAGACAGCCGCCAAGTTGCAGTCCAAAAGAAAAGAGAGGACAAAGCTGAATTCGGAGATCGAAAGGACCAAAGACGTCCTCTCATCCGGAGTTTATCCGAGGCCCGTTGAATATCTGATGGCCGCCAAAAGATTGGGAAGGCTGAAGGTTGATTTCGACCCCTTCGTCGATGCAATATCCTGCCCCAAGGAATACATCCCAGCCTTGCAGTCCTTTTTGGGTGGGAGGCAATTTTGGATATTAGTGCCCGACGAGCATGCGGCCGGCGAATGTATTGATTACCTGAAAGTGGGCAATGCGGGAAGGGCTACCTTTTTACCCTTGAACAGGGCCAACCCTCAGCGGAAAAATCAGGCCATCCGCGTAGACGGAAAGAAGACGATAGGATGGTTTATAGATCTCATCTCCTACGAACCCAAATGGGAAAATTGCGTGATGCACCTTTTGGGCAACCTACTTTTGGCGAGCGATTACGGTGAGGCCGTCAGGATATCGGGCATGTACAGGAATTTTCCGGTAGTGACCCTTGACGGAGAGGTATTCTTGCCAGGCGGTACCATATCCGGGGGCAGCGCGAACAAGTCTTCACAAAACGTTTTAGCGCTAAGAGGCTATCTGAGAGAAAGCTCGTCTTTTCTTGAATTGCTCGATGAAGAGATAGAAAGATTAAGCTCCACCTTGTCCAAGGCGGAGGAAAGGGAGATAAGGTTAAAGGAGGACACTCAAAGGCAGCTCGCTTTGGTCGATCGGCTGAAGGGAGAGAAGAAAAAGATCTCAAGCCTTTTATCCAACAGCGAGAGTCGGATTAAGGACGCGGAAGCCGAGGCTGGCAAATTAAAAAAAGAAATAAAATCCCTCATCGTGGATATGAAAAAAAGAAAGGCCGAACTGGAACAAATCTCATTAGAGTTGTCCAGCATGGAAGAGATCGACTTAAACGATAGATTGCAGAGCGATCTTTCCTCCCTTGATCGAGAGGTGGAGTTATTGCAGGAGAGGATAAGGGGCCGTCAGGATGTGTTGGATAGGATAGAAGATGAGTTATCAGCCCACAGGGAGCGCATCCAGCAAAAGAGGGAGGAAATCCTTAAAGCCGAAAAGGAATTGGCCGACAGCGATCTCAAAATATCCGAGTTGAAAGGCAAGTACATAGAGCTGTTTTTCAGGCGTCGGAGCCTTGCCGGGGATATGAAAGTAGCGCAGGAAGTTAGGGCAAAAATCGAAAATATGTTTCGCAAGTCCTCTTCGAAGCTTCAAGAAGCAAGGGAACGAATGAGGAAATGCGAGTCTCAGTTGGCCTTGGCGAAGGAAAGGCTGAAAAACCTGTATGGCCAGAGAGCAGAACTTGAGGATAGCGCATTCGACGGCAAAGAAAGTCCTCTTTGCGACGTGAGCCCTGTCGAACTGGAACGCCTTAAGGAGAGGGCAAGAACATTGCAGCGAGAGCTTCAGGATTACTGTGATGTGGACTATGGTGTCTTGTCGGAGGACGCCTCGCTGATCGGCCGCATTGACTACCTTTCCGAGCAATATGATGATGTTAAGGAAGCCAAAAGAGAGCTCGATGGCATTATAAGGGATACCGACAGGCAGGCGGGATTATTGTTCAAGGGGGCCTTGAAGGCTATAAACGATCGCTTTAATGCCATTTTCGTCAAGCTCTTCGGGGGCGGAGAAGCCAATTTGGCTTTAAACGACGAGTTTGATCTCTGGAATTCGGGGGTTGAGATAGCTGCTAGACCGCCGGGTAAGAGGCCGCAAAGTTTGGCTCAACTTTCGGGAGGCGAACGCTCCCTGACAGCCATCGCCTACCTTTTTTCCGCCATGGAGGAAGCCAGGGTCCCCGTGGCCATTTTGGATGAAGTCGATGCCTCCCTGGACGAAGCCAACTTAAGGCGTTTTGCCGATTTGGTGGAGCAATACTCCAAATCCCTCCAAATTGTGGCAATTACCCATAGAAGGCTGACAATGGAAAGGGCGGATATAATGTACGGCGTGACTCTGGAAGAACCCGGACTGTCGAAAATCGTAAGCATCAAGCTTTCCGATTGGGAATGA